In Hermetia illucens chromosome 1, iHerIll2.2.curated.20191125, whole genome shotgun sequence, one genomic interval encodes:
- the LOC119646162 gene encoding transcription initiation factor TFIID subunit 10-like, translated as MSGGDNFGIHRGAARPQDDRTQGQILSDFLLQLEDYTPTIPDAVTSHYLNTAGFEANDPRIVRLISIAAQKFISDVVNDALQHCKTRTSNVSGSSHGSSKNKAGTKDRKYTLTMEDLTPALADYGITVRKAHYFV; from the exons atgaGCGGTGGTGATAATTTTGGTATTCATCGTGGCGCGGCACGTCCACAAGACGATCGTACCCAAGGCCAGATCTTGAGTGATTTTCTGCTGCAGTTGGAGGATTATACGCCCACG atcCCAGACGCAGTCACATCTCACTATTTGAATACTGCCGGGTTTGAGGCTAATGATCCCAGAAT cGTTCGCCTGATATCAATCGCGGCCCAGAAATTCATCTCAGATGTTGTGAATGACGCGTTGCAGCACTGCAAGACTCGCACCAGTAATGTGAGTGGTTCCAGCCACGGATCTTCAAAG aacAAAGCTGGAACTAAGGATAGAAAGTACACTTTGACAATGGAGGATCTAACTCCGGCACTTGCTGATTATGGTATTACTGTCCGCAAGGCACATTACTTTGTTTAA